The following proteins come from a genomic window of Coffea arabica cultivar ET-39 chromosome 11c, Coffea Arabica ET-39 HiFi, whole genome shotgun sequence:
- the LOC140016441 gene encoding uncharacterized protein, translating into MSTHPESSERSALIPSSDAANLGTIAYGFQSAPKFTKYNGTGNPKTHLRMFANKLGKPVDDENLPVRLFPESLEGDALDWYSNLKPEEMRTWLDLSTAFVRQYEYNCELAPTRTTLEGTKRKPSEDHKTYAKRWRKLAAKVEPPMTEEEIVHTGVPAGYDPQVICAYHSGSPGHSTINCWALKYKIQDMIDAGDIVLRRRGESGPNVSNNPLPEHKGTVGAITTEEQFEEPGQYIVDENEVIGIIEKPFVLEEGIEPALLIEDVEVSKEEGVTVAKFEEIVKENLMPSKPSVTEKEALAFLKLLKRSEFNVVGQLDKMPAQVSILDLLLTSEVHRDTLLKVLKEAQVSKNIPVDKFAHVMENVLAANYITFSDEDLTSEGIGHNKALYISVRCNGKLLPRVLIDNGSALNICPRNTLIKLGLSDARLRISATIIRGFDGAKREPMGEVDLVLEIGPAQFKVKFIINDQLITVFAEDDCTMIVNSGSNGESSRKVLTSDHRVVDIVSVGWICGIDAPEASVMMAKKMIRGEIFGKKDTFGLGFQPTARDKKEMQARKKAEKEGKQIAMSIPPLRYTFPRSSGVILSELDEESPIEEIEMDLSQLWPKIKSFDPSDITILEFNDRLLDISHEFDILESEIQNESDSEEESESFSKILEQYEEKPKPNLEETEIINIGTKTEVKKIKISVHLNKGQRKEMIKFLTMFQDVFAWSYDDMPGISTDIVVHRLPTDPNFLPIKQKPRKFKPDMSLKIKEQIEKQLNARIIMKSEEVRVCVDYRDLNKASPKDDFPSPNIHILLDNTAGHEIESFADCFAGYHQILVADEDREKTVFITPWGTFCYRVMPFGLKNAGATYQRAMTTLFHDMIHKEMEVYVDDIIIKSKKTEDHLVDLKKLFERLRKYDLKLNPAKCALEIPPENC; encoded by the exons ATGAGTACTCATCCAGAATCATCAGAGAGGTCTGCGTTAATTCCATCTTCAGACGCTGCAAATCTGGGCACCA TTGCCTATGGGTTTCAAAGCGCTCCTAAGTTCACCAAGTATAATGGCACTGGCAATCCGAAAACGCATCTCCGCATGTTTGCAAACAAATTAGGGAAGCCAGTAGATGACGAAAACCTGCCTGTGCGTCTGTTCCCTGAAAGCTTAGAAGGTGATGCGCTGGATTGGTATTCTAATCTGAAGCCCGAAGAAATGAGAACTTGGTTGGACCTGTCTACAGCATTCGTAAGGCAATATGAATACAACTGTGAGTTGGCACCAACGAGAACCACGCTTGAGGGTACCAAGAGAAAGCCATCGGAAGACCACAAGACATATGCCAAACGTTGGAGAAAGCTGGCTGCCAAAGTGGAACCTCCCATGACCGAGGAAGAAATCGTCCATAC GGGTGTCCCTGCTGGTTATGATCCCCAAGTCATCTGTGCTTATCACTCTGGTAGCCCCGGCCACTCTACTATTAATTGTTGGGCGTTAAAGTATAAgattcaagacatgattgaTGCCGGGGATATAGTTTTGAGGAGAAGGGGTGAATCAGGACCAAATGTCAGCAATAACCCTCTTCCTGAGCATAAAGGAACTGTAGGGGCTATTACCACTGAGGAGCAATTCGAGGAACCTGGCCAATATATTGTAGATGAGAATGAAGTAATTGGAATAATTGAGAAACCTTTTGTACTTGAAGAAGGGAT TGAACCTGCTTTATTGATTGAAGATGTTGAGGTATCAAAGGAGGAAGGGGTTACAGTTGCAAAATTTGAAGAGATTGTGAAGGAGAATCTGATGCCATCCAAGCCCTCTGTGACTGAGAAAGAGGCATTAGCATTTCTTAAGTTACTGAAAAGGAGCGAGTTTAATGTCGTGGGACAGTTGGACAAAATGCCTGCGCAAGTGTCTATTCTCGATTTGCTTTTAACATCTGAAGTACATAGAGATACGCTGCTTAAGGTCCTGAAGGAAGCACAAGTATCGAAAAATATCCCAGTTGACAAGTTTGCTCACGTCATGGAAAACGTGCTGGCTGCCAACTATATAACTTTTTCTGATGAAGATTTGACCTCAGAAGGAATCGGACATAACAAGGCACTGTATATCTCAGTACGTTGCAATGGAAAATTACTGCCTAGAGTCTTGATAGACAACGGATCTGCCTTGAATATCTGCCCGAGGAATACTCTCATAAAATTGGGACTTTCGGATGCTAGATTGCGAATATCTGCAACTATAATAAGAGGATTTGATGGAGCCAAAAGGGAGCCTATGGGCGAAGTCGATTTGGTGTTGGAGATAGGGCCTGCCCAATTCAA GGTGAAGTTCATTATCAATGATCAACTTATCACTGTGTTCGCCGAGGATGATTGCACCATGATTGTCAATTCTGGTTCGAATGGAGAAAGTAGCAGAAAAGTTCTTACTTCTGATCATCGTGTGGTCGATATCGTGTCAGTCGGATGGATTTGCGGAATAGATGCACCTGAAGCCAGTGTTATGATGGCCAAGAAAATGATAAGAGGGG AGATTTTTGGGAAGAAAGACACGTTTGGACTGGGATTCCAACCCACTGCCAGGGACAAAAAGGAGATGCAAGCTCGCAAGAAGGCAGAGAAGGAAGGAAAACAGATCGCTATGAGTATCCCACCGTTGCGCTACACCTTTCCTCGGTCATCTGGAGTAATCCTGTCAGAACTGGATGAAGAGAGCCCGATCGAAGAGATTGAAATGGACCTATCTCAGTT atggccaaaaataaaatcgtTTGACCCTTCGGATATCACTATTTTGGAATTCAATGATCGTCTACTCGATATCTCTCATGAATTTGATATTCTGGaatctgaaattcaaaacgagaGTGATAGCGAGGAAGAATCTGAGTCTTTTTCAAAGattcttgaacaatatgaagagaaacccaAACCGAACTTAGAAGAGACAGAAATCATTAACATTGGCACTAAGACGGAGGTTAAGAAAATCAAAATCAGTGTGCACTTGAATAAGGGACAAAGAAAAGAGATGATTAAATTCTTAACCATGTTTCAAGATGTATTTGCATGGTCGTATGATGATATGCCTGGAATTTCAACAGACATAGTGGTTCACAGATTACCGACCGATCCGAATTTTTTACCAATAAAGCAGAAACCGCGCAAATTTAAGCCTGATATGAGTCTCAAAATCAAGGAGCAGATCGAGAAGCAGCTCAATGCCAGAATCATTATG AAAAGTGAAGAAGTACGAGTATGCGTTGATTACAGGGATCTCAATAAAGCTAGTCCGAAGGATGATTTTCCATCGCCAAATATTCATATTCTTTTAGACAACACTGCGGGGCATGAAATTGAATCTTTCGCTGACTGTTTCGCCGGGTATCACCAAATCTTAGTGGCAGACGAAGATAGAGAGAAAACTGTTTTCATTACTCCGTGGGGAACCTTCTGCTATCGGGTAATGCCGTTCGGATTGAAGAATGCTGGAGCTACCTATCAACGGGCTATGACCACTTTGTTCCATGACATGATTCACAAGGAGATGGAGGTTTACGTAGATGATATTATCATTAAATCCAAGAAGACTGAGGATCATCTGGTTGATTTAAAGAAATTATTCGAAAGATTGAGGAAATACGACTTGAAACTGAATCCTGCAAAGTGTGCTTTGGAGATCCCGCCGGAAAATTGTTAG